Proteins co-encoded in one Rhopalosiphum maidis isolate BTI-1 chromosome 2, ASM367621v3, whole genome shotgun sequence genomic window:
- the LOC113551401 gene encoding elongation of very long chain fatty acids protein AAEL008004-like, with protein sequence MLDTVIQGYNTLMNDYSDKRVKDWFLMSSPLPTLIMCLSYAFIVKVLGPRLMRDRKPFQLRKTLIVYNLLQVIFSTWIFYEAWDGAWGNGYSLRCEPVDYSTSPSAMRVARGCWWYYFSKFTEFFDTFFFVMRKKYDQVSTLHVIHHGIMPMSVWFGVKFTPGGHSTFFGLLNTFVHIIMYTYYMLAAIGPQMQKYLWWKKYLTVLQMIQFIMVFIHASQLLFIECDYPKAFAWIILLHAVMFYFLFYNFYQQSYKKREDKKKVAQKKKDDDDRANNRPVDVPQQPADPTLQNQAKSFWSNLTSTPCFLPAVTDTDSSEEMYSRPPVNSAARSAFMSDGSGTFGNRAFVSKSASA encoded by the exons ATAAAAGAGTTAAGGATTGGTTCCTTATGAGCAGTCCCTTACCTACCTTGATCATGTGCCTGTCATATGCGTTCATCGTAAAGGTTTTGGGACCGAGGTTGATGAGAGACCGCAAACCATTCCAACTGCGAAAAACATTAATCGTTTACAATTTACTGCAAGTCATATTCTCCACGTGGATCTTCTACGAAGCATGGGACGGTGCATGGGGCAATGGTTATAGTCTTCGATGCGAACCTGTCGATTACTCGACATCCCCGAGCGCTATGAGA gTGGCTCGTGGATGCTGGTGGTACTACTTTTCTAAATTCACAGAATTCTTCGACACC TTCTTTTTCGTTATGCGTAAGAAATACGATCAAGTATCCACCCTGCACGTCATTCACCACGGAATCATGCCGATGAGCGTATGGTTTGGCGTCAAGTTTACACCAG GCGGTCACAGCACGTTCTTTGGACTGCTCAACACTTTCGTACACATCATTATGTACACGTACTACATGTTGGCCGCCATTGGGCCACAAATGCAAAAGTACCTCTGGTGGAAGAAATACTTGACTGTGCTCCAAAtg ATCCAATTCATTATGGTGTTCATCCACGCTTCCCAATTACTGTTCATCGAGTGCGATTACCCGAAGGCATTTGCTTGGATCATCTTGTTGCACGCCGTTATGTTCTACTTCCTGTTCTACAACTTCTACCAACAATCATACAAAAAGAGA GAGGACAAGAAGAAGGTAGCCCAAAAGAAGAAGGACGACGACGACCGAGCAAACAACCGGCCAGTAGATGTACCACAACAGCCCGCGGATCCAACCCTCCAAAACCAAGCCAAATCGTTCTGGTCAAACCTGACGTCGACACCGTGTTTCCTGCCTGCCGTCACAGACACCGACAGCAGCGAAGAGATGTATTCGCGACCACCTGTTAACAGCGCTGCTCGCAGTGCGTTCATGTCCGACGGTTCGGGAACATTTGGAAACAGGGCGTTCGTGTCCAAATCAGCAAGTGCGTGA